A section of the Pseudomonas sp. Q1-7 genome encodes:
- a CDS encoding AAA family ATPase, translating to MKILSLRLKNLNSLKGEWKIDFTGEPFAGNGLFAITGPTGAGKTTLLDAICLALYHRTPRMGTVSAGVNELMTRHTADCLAEVEFEVKGVAYRAFWSQRRARDKADGGLQPPKVELARAADGEILSDKINDKLKLTEGLTGLDFERFTKSMLLAQGGFAAFLEASANQRAELLEELTGTEIYGRISQRVFERTREVKAGLDQLRARAEGVELLGDEARAALQQEAATLAGEAQQLQVHQADLQRQRQWRDELDKALARQQAAETQGRAARDALQQARPQLARLSAGEPAGALLPLHRDWQRAQQVLSQSESELRVTRHDMQALAERILDQLWQGAQLGEQWLRTRQSVLDSLQNEREALRQRMAEQPQREHLGEHLGAWRAEFAALARGQAELTELQGAQAGLKRHGEELDRRSAAARVALEQAKAGQHDAQQAETEAQARLDELLDGQDDAALRLQWQQSLERGRQLERLEQLSQQRRQLAERQAHAQAQLQPLRDEQGALVQQRDGLRRRFAELKQQIADKEKLLEQEQRIQQLEAYRAALQPGEACPLCGSHEHPAIAEYQALNLSATQQGLQDCKAAQDEVRQQGETLSNRLAALETQIAQLEETLRGAEAEQRDYVERWRELCQALALQLPDLAALQAEQHEHARQLEALQSRLARLDQLKAVLAAARDVRLQRDKVLHDCGSQLALLEKDQLGLRQQEQANGQRLEHLQRQQQAAREQLAASLARLGHGLPERGDAWLAEREAEWQQWQQDQSASQQLESRLRDQQHALESAREQARLWQGRWQASAQAEQTPLAPVDDPQAALAAVQSELDVAQQRLNQLKGSERSQDQRVQEARHQLLLHADAWHQGLAASPFADEAAFLAALLGDDERNALQELQQRLTRELGDAEALAADARGQVGRLQAEPGSELDPERLEAEWQALGERMRELSQRQGEVRAQLSGDEQRRQGQQALFAEIARQEAAYDLWQRFNGLVGSADGAKYRKFAQGLTLDHLVYLANLQLQRLHGRYQLARRQGGELELEVVDTWQADVVRDCKTLSGGESFLVSLALALALSDLVSHKTSIDSLFLDEGFGTLDGETLEVALDALDALNASGKMIGVISHVEALKERIPVQLKVHKGVGMGYSRLDACFAVGT from the coding sequence ATGAAGATCCTCAGCCTGCGTCTGAAGAACCTCAACTCGCTGAAGGGCGAGTGGAAGATCGATTTCACCGGCGAGCCCTTCGCCGGCAACGGCCTGTTCGCCATCACCGGCCCCACCGGCGCCGGCAAGACCACCCTGCTGGACGCCATCTGCCTGGCGCTCTACCACCGCACCCCGCGCATGGGCACGGTGTCGGCCGGCGTCAACGAGCTGATGACCCGGCACACGGCGGACTGCCTGGCGGAGGTGGAGTTCGAAGTGAAAGGCGTGGCCTACCGCGCCTTCTGGAGCCAGCGCCGTGCCCGTGACAAGGCCGACGGCGGCCTGCAGCCGCCGAAGGTGGAGCTGGCGCGGGCGGCGGATGGGGAAATCCTCAGCGACAAGATCAACGACAAGCTCAAACTCACCGAAGGCCTGACCGGTCTGGATTTCGAACGCTTCACCAAGTCCATGCTGCTGGCCCAGGGCGGTTTCGCCGCCTTTCTCGAAGCCAGCGCCAACCAGCGCGCGGAGCTTTTGGAAGAACTGACCGGCACTGAGATTTACGGGCGCATTTCCCAGCGGGTGTTCGAGCGTACCCGCGAGGTGAAAGCCGGGCTGGACCAGTTGCGGGCCCGTGCCGAGGGGGTGGAGCTGCTCGGCGATGAGGCCCGCGCCGCCTTGCAGCAGGAGGCTGCAACCCTGGCCGGCGAAGCGCAGCAATTGCAGGTGCACCAGGCGGACCTGCAGCGCCAGCGGCAATGGCGCGACGAACTGGACAAGGCCCTGGCCCGCCAGCAGGCCGCCGAGACGCAAGGCCGGGCAGCGCGCGATGCGTTGCAACAGGCACGGCCACAACTGGCGCGCCTGTCTGCCGGCGAACCAGCAGGCGCACTGCTGCCCCTGCACCGCGATTGGCAGCGGGCGCAGCAGGTGTTGAGCCAGAGCGAAAGCGAACTGCGGGTGACCCGCCATGACATGCAGGCCCTGGCCGAGCGCATCCTCGACCAGCTCTGGCAGGGCGCCCAGCTCGGCGAGCAGTGGCTGCGGACCCGGCAGAGCGTCCTCGACAGCCTGCAGAACGAGCGGGAAGCCCTGCGCCAGCGCATGGCCGAGCAACCCCAGCGGGAGCACCTGGGTGAGCACCTGGGGGCCTGGCGGGCGGAGTTCGCCGCCCTGGCCCGGGGTCAGGCGGAACTCACCGAACTGCAAGGTGCCCAGGCCGGACTGAAGCGCCATGGCGAGGAACTGGACAGGCGTTCCGCTGCGGCGCGTGTCGCCCTGGAACAGGCCAAGGCCGGACAGCACGACGCTCAGCAGGCCGAGACCGAGGCGCAGGCCCGGCTCGACGAGCTGCTGGATGGGCAGGACGATGCGGCCCTGCGCCTGCAATGGCAGCAGTCGCTGGAACGCGGTCGCCAACTGGAACGCCTGGAACAGCTGTCCCAGCAGCGTCGACAACTGGCGGAACGGCAGGCGCACGCGCAGGCGCAGTTGCAACCGCTGCGGGACGAGCAGGGCGCCCTTGTCCAGCAGCGCGATGGCCTGCGCCGTCGCTTCGCCGAGCTCAAGCAACAGATCGCCGACAAGGAAAAGCTCCTCGAACAGGAACAACGTATCCAGCAACTGGAGGCCTACCGAGCCGCCCTGCAGCCGGGCGAAGCCTGCCCGTTGTGCGGCTCCCATGAGCATCCGGCCATCGCCGAATACCAGGCCCTCAATCTCTCCGCGACCCAGCAGGGACTGCAGGACTGCAAGGCGGCCCAGGACGAGGTGCGCCAGCAAGGTGAAACCCTGAGCAACCGCCTGGCCGCCCTGGAGACGCAAATCGCCCAGCTCGAAGAGACCTTGCGCGGTGCCGAGGCGGAGCAGCGCGACTATGTGGAGCGCTGGCGCGAACTGTGTCAGGCCCTGGCGCTGCAGTTGCCGGACCTGGCGGCCCTGCAGGCCGAGCAGCACGAGCATGCCCGGCAACTGGAGGCGTTGCAGTCGCGCCTGGCGCGGCTGGACCAGCTCAAGGCCGTCCTCGCGGCGGCGCGCGACGTGCGCCTGCAGCGCGACAAGGTCCTGCACGACTGCGGCAGCCAGCTCGCCTTGCTGGAAAAGGATCAGCTCGGTCTGCGCCAGCAGGAACAGGCCAACGGCCAGCGGCTGGAGCACCTGCAGCGCCAGCAGCAGGCGGCTCGCGAGCAACTGGCTGCCAGCCTGGCGCGCCTGGGCCACGGCCTGCCGGAGCGGGGCGATGCCTGGCTGGCCGAGCGCGAGGCCGAATGGCAGCAGTGGCAACAGGACCAGAGCGCCAGCCAGCAACTGGAGAGCCGTCTACGCGACCAGCAGCACGCGCTGGAGTCCGCCCGCGAACAGGCTCGCCTGTGGCAGGGCCGCTGGCAGGCGTCCGCGCAGGCCGAGCAGACGCCCCTGGCGCCGGTGGACGATCCCCAGGCCGCACTGGCGGCGGTGCAGAGCGAGCTGGACGTTGCGCAGCAGCGGCTCAATCAGCTCAAGGGCAGTGAACGCAGCCAGGACCAGCGCGTGCAGGAAGCCCGGCACCAGTTGCTGCTGCACGCGGACGCCTGGCACCAGGGGCTGGCGGCCAGCCCCTTCGCGGACGAGGCCGCCTTCCTCGCGGCCCTGCTGGGCGACGACGAACGCAACGCCTTGCAGGAATTGCAGCAGCGGCTGACGCGCGAGCTGGGCGATGCCGAGGCACTGGCGGCCGACGCCCGCGGCCAGGTCGGGCGCCTCCAGGCCGAGCCCGGGAGCGAACTGGACCCCGAGCGGCTGGAGGCCGAATGGCAGGCGTTGGGCGAACGCATGCGCGAGCTGAGCCAGCGCCAGGGTGAAGTGCGCGCCCAGCTCAGCGGCGACGAGCAGCGTCGGCAGGGGCAACAGGCGCTGTTCGCCGAAATCGCCCGTCAGGAAGCCGCCTACGACCTCTGGCAGCGCTTCAACGGCCTCGTGGGGTCGGCCGATGGCGCCAAATACCGCAAGTTCGCCCAGGGGCTGACCCTGGATCACCTGGTGTACCTGGCCAACCTGCAACTGCAGCGGCTCCACGGGCGTTATCAACTGGCCCGGCGCCAGGGCGGCGAGCTGGAACTGGAAGTCGTGGATACCTGGCAGGCCGACGTGGTCCGCGATTGCAAGACCCTGTCCGGCGGCGAGAGCTTCCTGGTCAGCCTGGCATTGGCCCTGGCGCTGTCCGACCTGGTCAGCCACAAGACCAGCATCGATTCGCTGTTCCTCGACGAGGGCTTCGGCACCCTCGACGGCGAAACCCTGGAAGTGGCCCTGGATGCCCTGGATGCGCTGAATGCCAGCGGCAAGATGATCGGCGTGATCAGCCATGTGGAAGCGCTGAAGGAGCGCATCCCGGTGCAGCTCAAGGTGCACAAGGGCGTGGGCATGGGTTACAGCCGGCTGGATGCCTGCTTCGCGGTGGGGACCTAG
- the rlmF gene encoding 23S rRNA (adenine(1618)-N(6))-methyltransferase RlmF: protein MPQPPKRPRSPSAQLPTTPAKGQLHPRNRHQGRYDFPKLIQGSPELARFVITNPYGKESIDFADPEAVKVFNRALLRQFYGIRHWDIPAGYLCPPIPGRADYLHGLADLLAAGNNGQIPRGKGIQALDIGVGANCIYPLIGHSEYGWHFTGADIDATALGSARAIVQSNRLDSAIELRRQTEPKHIFKGLIAPGEHFDLTLCNPPFHSSLEEATRGSQRKWKNLGKLDPRRKLPVLNFGGQGAELWCEGGEAGFLQRLVDESQQFREQVLWFSSLVSKGGNLPGMEARLRRSGAVDMQIVEMAQGQKQSRFVAWTFLDAAQRDAWRQSHWT, encoded by the coding sequence ATGCCGCAACCGCCCAAGCGCCCCCGCTCCCCTTCCGCCCAGCTGCCCACCACCCCCGCCAAGGGCCAGTTGCACCCGCGCAACCGTCACCAGGGGCGCTACGACTTTCCCAAGCTGATCCAGGGCAGCCCGGAACTGGCGCGCTTCGTCATCACCAACCCCTACGGCAAGGAAAGCATCGACTTCGCCGACCCGGAGGCCGTGAAGGTGTTCAACCGCGCCCTGCTGCGGCAGTTCTACGGCATCCGCCACTGGGACATTCCCGCCGGTTATCTCTGCCCGCCCATCCCCGGCCGCGCCGATTACCTGCATGGCCTGGCCGACCTGCTGGCGGCGGGCAACAACGGGCAGATACCCCGGGGCAAGGGCATTCAGGCCCTGGACATCGGCGTCGGCGCCAACTGCATCTACCCGCTGATCGGCCACAGCGAATACGGCTGGCACTTCACCGGTGCCGACATCGACGCCACAGCGCTGGGTTCGGCCCGCGCCATCGTCCAGTCCAACCGGCTCGACAGCGCCATCGAGTTGCGCCGGCAGACCGAACCGAAGCACATCTTCAAGGGCCTGATCGCCCCCGGCGAACACTTCGACCTTACCCTGTGCAACCCGCCCTTCCACAGCTCGCTGGAGGAAGCCACCCGTGGCAGCCAGCGCAAGTGGAAGAACCTCGGCAAGCTCGACCCCAGGCGCAAGCTGCCGGTGCTGAACTTCGGCGGCCAGGGCGCCGAGCTCTGGTGCGAGGGCGGCGAGGCAGGCTTCCTGCAACGCCTGGTGGACGAGAGCCAGCAGTTCCGGGAGCAGGTGCTCTGGTTCAGCAGCCTGGTGTCCAAGGGCGGCAACCTGCCCGGCATGGAGGCGCGCCTGCGGCGCAGCGGCGCGGTGGACATGCAGATCGTGGAAATGGCCCAGGGCCAGAAGCAGAGCCGCTTCGTCGCCTGGACCTTCCTCGACGCGGCGCAGCGCGACGCCTGGCGGCAGTCCCACTGGACATGA
- a CDS encoding SLC13 family permease, which produces MNFDLLMVLGLLMAAITLFVLSKPRMDVVALLVVVALPLTGVLDIQHTLAGFSDPSVVLIAALFVIGDGLVRTGIAYRLGDWLVARAGSSETRLLVLLMLAAAGLGSVMSSTGVVAIFIPVALGVAARLKIAPARLMMPLAFAGLISGMLTLVATAPNLVVHSELRRAGLEGFGFFSLTPVGLAVLALGIVYMLLTRHWLTPRGTDEAASIPRLTLADLANAYALDARERRLKVREDSPLARQALNELELRSQYGINVIAVERQRRFRTLLLMATGNTLLEPGDVLLVDLASPAIGLLGAYQTLGLEPLPLQASYYSLHAHQLGLAEVALPPESKLPGKTIQELGFRSRHKLNVVGLRRHGQALEGVLVDERLRASDTLLVAGEWKCIHQLQGQSRDFLVLSLPAEVDEVAPTARKAPYALLSLAVMIVLMVSGLVPNVMAALIGCLLMGAFRCIDLDSAYRAIHWPTLILIVGMLPFAQALQQTGGIDLAVKGLVALLGNAGPYAMLASLFIVTALIGLFISNTATAVLMAPVAIATAQQLGMSPYPFAMIVALAASAAFMTPISSPVNTLVLGPGQYSFGDFVKVGVPFTVLVMIVSVCLVPLVFPL; this is translated from the coding sequence TTGAACTTCGATCTGCTGATGGTGCTGGGCCTGCTCATGGCCGCCATCACCCTGTTCGTCCTCAGCAAGCCACGGATGGATGTGGTCGCCCTGCTGGTGGTGGTCGCGCTGCCGCTGACCGGTGTCCTCGACATCCAGCACACCCTGGCGGGATTCAGCGACCCCAGCGTGGTGCTGATCGCCGCCCTCTTCGTCATCGGCGACGGCCTGGTGCGTACCGGCATCGCTTATCGCCTGGGCGACTGGCTGGTGGCCCGCGCCGGCAGCAGCGAGACCCGCCTGCTGGTGCTGCTGATGCTGGCCGCCGCCGGCCTTGGCTCGGTGATGAGTTCCACGGGGGTGGTCGCCATCTTCATCCCGGTGGCCCTGGGGGTGGCCGCGCGGCTGAAGATCGCCCCGGCGCGACTGATGATGCCGCTGGCCTTCGCCGGACTCATCAGCGGCATGCTCACCCTGGTGGCCACCGCGCCCAACCTGGTGGTGCACAGCGAACTGCGCCGCGCCGGCCTGGAGGGTTTCGGCTTTTTCAGCCTGACCCCGGTGGGCCTAGCCGTACTCGCCCTGGGCATCGTCTACATGCTGCTCACCCGCCACTGGCTGACGCCCCGCGGCACGGACGAAGCCGCCAGCATTCCGCGCCTGACCCTGGCCGACCTGGCGAATGCCTATGCGCTCGACGCGCGGGAACGACGCCTGAAGGTGCGCGAGGACTCGCCCCTGGCGCGCCAGGCCCTCAACGAACTGGAGCTGCGCAGCCAGTACGGCATCAACGTGATCGCCGTGGAGCGCCAGCGGCGCTTCCGCACCCTGTTGCTGATGGCCACCGGCAACACCCTGCTGGAACCCGGCGACGTGCTGCTGGTGGACCTGGCCAGCCCGGCCATCGGCCTGCTCGGCGCCTACCAGACGCTGGGCCTGGAACCCCTGCCGCTGCAGGCGTCCTACTACAGCCTGCACGCCCATCAGTTGGGCCTGGCCGAGGTGGCTCTGCCCCCGGAATCCAAGCTACCCGGCAAGACCATCCAGGAACTGGGCTTCCGCTCCCGGCACAAGCTCAACGTCGTGGGGCTGCGCCGCCACGGCCAGGCCCTGGAAGGGGTGCTGGTGGACGAAAGACTCCGGGCCTCCGACACCCTGCTGGTGGCCGGGGAATGGAAGTGCATCCACCAGTTGCAGGGCCAGAGCCGCGATTTCCTGGTGCTGAGCCTGCCCGCCGAAGTAGACGAAGTGGCGCCCACCGCACGCAAGGCGCCCTACGCCCTGCTCAGCCTGGCGGTGATGATCGTGCTGATGGTCAGCGGCCTGGTGCCGAACGTGATGGCCGCGCTGATCGGCTGCCTGCTGATGGGCGCCTTCCGCTGCATCGACCTGGACAGCGCCTACCGCGCCATCCACTGGCCCACGCTGATCCTCATCGTCGGCATGCTGCCTTTCGCCCAGGCCCTGCAACAGACTGGCGGCATCGACCTGGCGGTGAAGGGGCTGGTGGCGCTGCTGGGCAATGCCGGCCCCTATGCCATGCTCGCCAGCCTGTTCATCGTCACCGCGCTGATCGGCCTGTTCATTTCCAACACCGCGACCGCCGTGCTCATGGCCCCGGTGGCCATCGCCACGGCACAGCAACTGGGTATGTCGCCCTACCCTTTCGCAATGATCGTCGCCCTGGCTGCCTCGGCCGCCTTCATGACCCCCATTTCCTCGCCGGTGAATACCCTGGTGCTGGGGCCGGGCCAGTACAGTTTCGGCGACTTCGTGAAGGTGGGCGTGCCCTTCACCGTCCTGGTGATGATCGTCAGCGTGTGCCTGGTGCCGCTGGTGTTCCCGCTCTGA
- a CDS encoding winged helix-turn-helix domain-containing protein yields METSKTKTSFYRRLYVAWLIDSGAATSVPAIMEATGMPRRTAQDTLLALGELDIDCQFEQSAGERNNAGHYLIRDWGAIDKRWIAANLQQIKAVLGYP; encoded by the coding sequence ATGGAAACCAGCAAGACCAAAACCAGCTTCTACCGGCGCCTCTACGTCGCCTGGCTGATCGACAGCGGCGCCGCCACCAGCGTGCCGGCCATCATGGAGGCCACCGGCATGCCCCGGCGTACCGCCCAGGACACGCTGCTGGCGCTGGGCGAACTGGATATCGACTGCCAGTTCGAACAGAGCGCCGGCGAGCGTAACAATGCCGGTCACTACCTGATCCGCGACTGGGGCGCCATCGACAAGCGCTGGATCGCCGCTAACCTGCAGCAGATCAAGGCCGTATTGGGTTATCCCTGA
- a CDS encoding valine--tRNA ligase, whose translation MDKTYQPHAIETSWYQTWEKNHYFAPQGSGEPYTIMIPPPNVTGSLHMGHGFNNAIMDALIRFRRMQGRNTLWQPGTDHAGIATQMVVERQLAAQGVSRHDLGREKFLDKVWEWKEQSGGTITRQIRRLGSSVDWSRERFTMDEGLSEAVKEAFVRLHEDGLIYRGKRLVNWDTKFHTAISDLEVENHDEKGSLWNLRYPLADGHKTADGKDYLIVATTRPETMLGDSAVAVHPEDERYKALIGTFVELPLVGRRIPIVADDYCDPEFGTGCVKITPAHDFNDYEVGKRHNLPLINIFDKNAAVLAHAQVFNLDGNVNHELDGSLPAQFAGLDRFEARKQIVAAFEQLGLLEKIEDHALKVPKGDRSGTVIEPWLTDQWYVSTKPLAEPAIAAVEDGRIQFVPKQYENMYFSWMRDIQDWCISRQLWWGHRIPAWYDEEGNVYVGRNEAEVRARHNLGDLPLTQDEDVLDTWFSSGLWTFSTLGWPEQTDFLKTFHPTDVLVTGFDIIFFWVARMIMLTMHLVKNEDGTPQVPFKTVYVHGLVRDSQGHKMSKSKGNVLDPLDIVDGIDLDTLLEKRTSGMMQPKLAEKIAKQTKAEFPEGINSYGTDALRFTFLSLASTGRDVKFDMGRVEGYRNFCNKLWNAANFVIENTDGQDTGINDEPVELSSVDRWIISALQRTEAEVARHLDAFRFDLAAQTLYEFIWDQYCAWYLELVKPVLWDENAPIERQRGTRRTLIRVLEVALRLAHPFMPFITEEIWQRIKGQAGKNGDTLMLQPWPVANEARIDAAAEGDIEWVKALMLGVRQIRGEMNISMAKRIDLLLANANDEDRRRLADNEPLLKKLAKLESIRVLAAGEEAPMSATALVGDLQVLVPMAGLIDKDAELARLDKEIQRLDGEVKRVGGKLANEGFVAKAPAEVIEKERAKLAEAEQALANLTEQRGRIASL comes from the coding sequence ATGGACAAGACCTACCAGCCCCACGCCATCGAAACTTCCTGGTACCAGACCTGGGAGAAGAACCACTACTTCGCCCCGCAAGGTTCCGGCGAGCCCTACACCATCATGATCCCGCCGCCGAACGTGACCGGCAGCCTGCACATGGGTCATGGCTTCAACAACGCCATCATGGACGCCCTGATCCGCTTCCGCCGCATGCAGGGCCGCAATACCCTGTGGCAACCGGGCACTGACCACGCCGGCATCGCCACCCAGATGGTGGTTGAGCGCCAGCTGGCCGCCCAGGGGGTCAGCCGCCACGACCTCGGCCGCGAGAAGTTCCTCGACAAGGTCTGGGAATGGAAGGAACAGTCCGGCGGTACCATCACCCGCCAGATCCGCCGCCTCGGTTCCTCCGTGGACTGGTCGCGCGAGCGCTTCACCATGGACGAAGGGCTGTCCGAGGCCGTCAAGGAAGCCTTCGTGCGCCTGCATGAAGACGGCCTGATCTACCGTGGCAAACGCCTGGTCAACTGGGACACCAAGTTCCACACCGCCATCTCCGACCTCGAAGTGGAAAACCATGACGAGAAAGGCAGCCTGTGGAACCTGCGCTACCCCTTGGCCGACGGCCACAAGACCGCAGACGGCAAGGACTACCTGATCGTCGCCACCACCCGCCCCGAAACCATGCTGGGTGACAGCGCCGTCGCCGTGCATCCGGAGGACGAGCGCTACAAGGCCCTGATCGGCACTTTCGTCGAGCTGCCCCTGGTGGGCCGCCGCATTCCCATCGTCGCCGACGACTACTGCGACCCCGAGTTCGGCACCGGCTGCGTGAAAATCACCCCGGCCCACGACTTCAACGACTACGAAGTCGGCAAGCGCCACAACCTGCCGCTGATCAACATCTTCGACAAGAACGCCGCCGTGCTGGCCCACGCCCAGGTCTTCAACCTGGACGGCAACGTCAACCACGAACTCGACGGCAGCCTGCCGGCCCAGTTCGCCGGCCTCGACCGCTTCGAGGCACGCAAGCAGATCGTCGCCGCCTTCGAACAGCTCGGCCTGCTGGAGAAAATCGAAGACCACGCGCTGAAAGTGCCCAAGGGCGACCGCTCCGGCACCGTCATCGAGCCCTGGCTGACCGACCAGTGGTACGTCTCCACCAAGCCCCTGGCTGAGCCGGCCATTGCCGCCGTGGAAGATGGCCGCATCCAGTTCGTGCCCAAACAGTACGAGAACATGTACTTCTCCTGGATGCGCGATATCCAGGACTGGTGCATCAGCCGCCAGCTCTGGTGGGGCCACCGCATTCCGGCCTGGTACGACGAAGAAGGCAACGTCTATGTCGGCCGCAATGAAGCCGAAGTGCGTGCCAGGCACAACCTGGGCGACCTGCCGCTGACCCAGGACGAGGACGTGCTGGACACCTGGTTCAGCTCGGGCCTGTGGACCTTCTCCACACTGGGCTGGCCGGAACAGACCGACTTCCTCAAGACCTTCCATCCCACCGACGTGCTGGTCACCGGTTTCGACATCATCTTCTTCTGGGTCGCCCGCATGATCATGCTGACCATGCACCTGGTGAAGAATGAAGACGGCACCCCTCAGGTTCCGTTCAAGACCGTCTACGTCCACGGTCTGGTGCGCGACTCCCAGGGCCACAAGATGTCCAAGTCCAAGGGCAACGTCCTGGACCCGCTGGACATCGTCGACGGCATCGACCTCGACACCCTGCTGGAAAAACGCACCAGCGGCATGATGCAGCCCAAGCTGGCGGAGAAGATCGCCAAGCAGACCAAGGCGGAATTCCCCGAGGGCATCAACAGCTACGGCACCGACGCCCTGCGCTTCACCTTCCTCTCGCTGGCCTCCACCGGCCGCGACGTGAAGTTCGACATGGGCCGCGTCGAGGGCTACCGCAACTTCTGCAACAAGCTGTGGAACGCCGCCAACTTCGTCATCGAGAACACCGATGGCCAGGACACCGGCATCAACGACGAGCCCGTGGAACTGTCCTCCGTGGACCGTTGGATCATCTCCGCCCTGCAGCGCACCGAAGCCGAGGTCGCCCGCCACCTGGACGCCTTCCGCTTCGACCTGGCCGCCCAGACCCTCTACGAGTTCATCTGGGACCAGTACTGCGCCTGGTACCTGGAGCTGGTCAAGCCGGTGCTGTGGGACGAGAACGCCCCCATCGAGCGCCAACGCGGCACCCGCCGCACCCTGATCCGCGTGCTGGAAGTGGCCCTGCGCCTGGCGCATCCCTTCATGCCCTTCATCACCGAAGAAATCTGGCAGCGCATCAAGGGCCAGGCCGGCAAGAACGGCGACACCCTGATGCTGCAACCCTGGCCGGTGGCCAATGAAGCGCGCATCGACGCCGCCGCCGAAGGCGACATCGAGTGGGTCAAGGCGCTGATGCTCGGCGTACGGCAGATCCGCGGCGAGATGAACATTTCCATGGCCAAGCGCATCGACCTGCTGCTGGCCAACGCCAACGACGAAGACCGCCGCCGCCTGGCCGACAACGAACCGCTGCTGAAGAAGCTGGCCAAGCTGGAATCCATCCGCGTGCTGGCTGCCGGCGAAGAAGCGCCCATGTCCGCCACCGCCCTGGTGGGCGACCTGCAGGTGCTGGTGCCCATGGCCGGCCTGATCGACAAGGACGCCGAACTGGCCCGCCTGGACAAGGAAATCCAGCGTCTGGACGGCGAAGTGAAGCGCGTCGGCGGCAAGCTCGCCAACGAAGGTTTCGTTGCCAAGGCCCCGGCGGAGGTGATCGAGAAGGAGCGCGCCAAGCTGGCCGAGGCCGAACAGGCCCTGGCCAACCTGACCGAACAGCGCGGGCGCATCGCCAGCCTGTAA
- a CDS encoding DNA polymerase III subunit chi, whose product MDTPKLPPKPAHLLDDLESIRALLEEEAGSAEPPLLTDTLAVDGIPLLSEIVAPAPAPLPLFQAAPGTPAPVASADPTPIPAPASLADAIRQRMTPAGNPELARLDAELRAAAQLILQDVIDDFVPQIEAELKRRLEARLTPLLPPRRQ is encoded by the coding sequence ATGGACACCCCCAAGCTCCCCCCCAAACCGGCGCATCTGCTGGATGACCTCGAATCCATTCGCGCCCTGCTCGAAGAAGAAGCTGGCAGCGCCGAGCCGCCCCTGCTCACCGACACCCTGGCGGTCGACGGCATTCCACTGCTATCGGAGATCGTCGCGCCCGCCCCCGCGCCGCTACCCCTGTTCCAGGCTGCGCCCGGCACACCGGCGCCAGTGGCCAGCGCCGATCCCACGCCGATTCCAGCCCCGGCGTCCCTGGCCGACGCCATCCGCCAGCGCATGACGCCCGCCGGAAACCCGGAGCTGGCGCGGCTTGACGCTGAACTGCGTGCCGCCGCGCAGTTGATCCTGCAGGACGTGATCGACGATTTCGTGCCGCAGATAGAGGCCGAACTCAAGCGGCGCCTCGAAGCCCGCCTGACCCCTTTGCTACCGCCACGCCGGCAATGA
- a CDS encoding DNA polymerase III subunit chi — translation MRVEFYVLSSANPADRLRAACQLAAKGWRHGLPVLLRCADAAQRDELDQLLWRFRGESFIPHDLVGDDASAPVVLALDEEPGTQQGLLINLASTISPHVDRFSRVIEIVNQEPDLLAACRENFRAYRQRGYDPKRVEL, via the coding sequence GTGAGGGTAGAGTTCTACGTGCTCTCCTCGGCCAACCCGGCGGACCGCCTGCGCGCGGCCTGCCAGTTGGCCGCCAAGGGCTGGCGGCATGGGCTGCCGGTCCTGCTGCGTTGCGCCGATGCCGCCCAGCGCGACGAGCTGGATCAGTTGCTCTGGCGCTTCCGTGGAGAAAGCTTCATCCCCCACGACCTCGTCGGCGACGATGCAAGCGCCCCGGTGGTGCTCGCCCTGGATGAAGAGCCGGGCACCCAGCAAGGCCTGCTGATCAATCTCGCCTCGACCATTTCCCCCCACGTCGACCGTTTCAGTCGAGTCATCGAGATCGTCAACCAGGAACCCGACCTGCTCGCCGCCTGCCGGGAGAATTTCCGCGCCTACCGGCAGCGGGGCTATGATCCGAAACGAGTCGAACTCTAG